In Desulfobacterales bacterium, the following are encoded in one genomic region:
- a CDS encoding DUF1848 family protein: MKTPPKIVLSASRRTDIPAFYMDWFMAGITAGVFEVKNPYNGRTRQVPATTDTVHTIVFWSKNFGPFIQGGYERTLKQMGFHLFFNFTINSESTALEPHVPLLSTRLQQLSALTQTNPAEAISWRFDPICRYQTGSGAPTDNLKDFDRIAEHANSCGLTRCITSFMDLYPKIKRRTARNSDIRFTTFSIAEQTERILAMHQKLNAMSIQLQTCCENDLIQSLPSTSGITNGACIPNDLLMQLFGGRLSIKKDTGQRTTFGCNCKVSVDIGSYDLHPCFHNCLFCYANPAPPPEKTALRSSPAEGCAK; the protein is encoded by the coding sequence ATGAAGACACCACCCAAAATCGTACTTTCCGCCTCACGCAGAACCGATATTCCAGCCTTTTACATGGATTGGTTCATGGCGGGAATAACCGCAGGCGTCTTTGAGGTTAAAAACCCGTATAACGGCCGCACACGCCAGGTTCCCGCCACTACGGATACGGTTCACACGATTGTTTTCTGGTCGAAAAATTTCGGCCCTTTTATTCAAGGCGGCTACGAGCGCACCTTAAAGCAAATGGGGTTTCATCTTTTTTTCAACTTCACGATCAACTCCGAATCAACGGCACTGGAACCCCATGTGCCGCTGCTTTCAACCAGGCTGCAGCAATTATCGGCGCTCACACAAACCAACCCGGCCGAAGCCATCTCCTGGCGGTTTGATCCGATATGCCGCTATCAAACCGGGTCCGGCGCGCCAACCGATAATTTAAAAGATTTTGACCGGATTGCCGAACACGCAAATAGTTGCGGCCTTACCCGATGCATTACCAGTTTTATGGACCTTTATCCCAAAATCAAACGCAGAACCGCCCGAAATTCAGACATCCGCTTCACGACCTTTTCCATCGCGGAACAAACGGAACGGATTCTCGCCATGCACCAAAAGCTAAACGCGATGAGCATACAACTTCAGACTTGTTGCGAAAACGACCTGATCCAATCCCTTCCCTCAACCAGCGGCATTACCAACGGTGCCTGTATCCCCAATGATCTTTTGATGCAGCTTTTCGGCGGGCGACTCTCAATTAAAAAGGATACGGGCCAGCGAACCACCTTCGGATGTAACTGCAAGGTCTCGGTGGATATCGGCAGTTATGATCTTCATCCCTGCTTTCACAATTGCCTGTTTTGCTATGCCAACCCGGCCCCGCCGCCTGAAAAGACCGCCTTGCGCTCATCCCCGGCGGAAGGATGCGCCAAATGA